One stretch of Arachis duranensis cultivar V14167 chromosome 1, aradu.V14167.gnm2.J7QH, whole genome shotgun sequence DNA includes these proteins:
- the LOC110275071 gene encoding uncharacterized protein LOC110275071, which produces MADDSHEDGHTASDSEQEKQDVGNHDADIITHQGVTNQHREGTSGLKDPKANSSEGHESGKEGQSRATDSIGLFHGHQGRLEQLEQELKRQREAERNLRNKIERRKELVENILRLESTIKSRSSRSDQEYSLLGREDPFSEDIISEKVPRNFKSLDMDLYDGTTDPKHHLSNFKIRMYLADASDATHCKAFPTTLTKVVMKWFDSLPPRVAYQRLMNKVFSPHLGNLMKVYVDNMLVKTKDEADVLADLSQVFNTIRMHRMRLNPAKCIFAVETGKFLGFMLTERGIEANPDKCKAVLEMKSSHCLREVQQLNGRLVALSRFLAGSALRSLPLFSLLRKECQFEWTPECEEAFQEFKKFLSQPPILTRPKIGEELVLYFFVADKAVASALIREDEVG; this is translated from the exons ATGGCGGACGATTCACACGAAGATGGCCACACAGCGTCTGATTCTGAGCAAGAGAAGCAGGACGTTGGAAACCACGACGCGGATATAATCACCCATCAAGGGGTGACCAACCAGCATAGAGAGGGCACCTCTGGGTTGAAAGACCCAAAGGCAAACTCTTCTGAAGGACACGAATCTGGAAAGGAGGGACAATCCCGTGCAACTGATTCCATAGGATTGTTCCATGGCCACCAAGGGCGCCTCGAACAGTTGGAGCAAGAGCTGAAGCGACAGCGAGAGGCGGAAAGAAATTTGAGAAACAAGATCGAGCGACGAAAAGAGCTAGTGGAAAATATCTTAAGGCTGGAGTCTACTATTAAAAGTCGGAGCTCTCGTAGCGACCAAGAATATTCTCTCTTGGGAAGAGAAGACCCGTTTAGCGAGGACATAATAAGTGAAAAAGTTCCAAGGAACTTTAAAAGCCttgatatggacctctatgatGGAACCACTGATCCAAAGCATCATTTAAGCAACTTTAAAATTCGAATGTACCTGGCCGACGCTTCTGATGCTACTCACTGTAAGGCTTTCCCGACCACCTTGACGAAAGTAGTGATGAAATGGTTTGATAGTCTTCCTCCAAG GGTCGCAtaccaaaggttgatgaataaggtGTTTTCCCCTCATCTTGGGAATCTAATGAAAGTCTATGTAGACAACATGCTAGTAAAGACCAAAGATGAGGCCGACGTCTTAGCTGACCTCTCGCAAGTCTTCAATACCATTAGGATGCATAGGATGAGGTTGAATCCTGCAAAGTGCATCTTCGCGGTAGAAAcaggaaaatttctaggatttatgctTACAGAAAGAGGGATCGAAGCCAACCCTGATAAGTGCAAAGCAgttctagaaatgaaaagttcGCATTGCTTAAGAGAGGTCCAGCAGCTGAATGGCCGACTCGTAGCACTCTCCAGGTTTTTGGCTGGATCAGCATTAAGATCCCTACCACTCTTCTCTCTACTAAGAAAAGAATGccagttcgaatggactcctGAGTGTGAAGAAGCATTCCAggagttcaaaaagtttttaagccaacctcccaTTCTGACCCGACCTAAAATTGGGGAAGAACTCGTCCTGTATTTTTTCGTAGCCGATAAAGCTGTAGCATCAGCTCTAATACGGGAAGATGAGGTCGGGTAG